The Castor canadensis chromosome 8, mCasCan1.hap1v2, whole genome shotgun sequence genome contains a region encoding:
- the LOC109697809 gene encoding small ribosomal subunit protein eS27-like has protein sequence MPLAKDLLHPLPEEKRKHKKRLVQSPNSYFMDVKCPGCYKITTVFSHAQTVVLCVGCFAVLCQPTGGKARLSEGCSFRRKQH, from the coding sequence ATGCCTCTTGCAAAGGATCTTCTTCATCCCTTGCCAGAGGAGAAGAGGAAACACAAGAAGCGCCTGGTGCAAAGTCCCAATTCCTACTTCATGGATGTGAAGTGCCCAGGATGCTATAAAATCACCACCGTTTTTAGCCACGCACAAACGGTAGTTTTGTGTGTTGGTTGCTTCGCTGTCCTCTGCCAGCCCACAGGAGGAAAAGCAAGGCTTTCAGAAGGATGTTCCTTCAGAAGGAAGCAGCATTAA